A genomic stretch from Aedes albopictus strain Foshan chromosome 2, AalbF5, whole genome shotgun sequence includes:
- the LOC109428262 gene encoding multiple epidermal growth factor-like domains protein 8, whose translation MDEPVEESSPPSSNKHRCRIRPSPVSALYKHNFNAPKMLFLLLFCSSPLVTIALSLTKNSQHQSCDKSRRVFTEPYGEISDGPSGYNYTQDSHCEWLIRAHNDSQFITLTFRSMGTECSYDYIFIYDGDSFRSPLLGSFSGKTEPQRVLAASGSMLVLLYSDTNYVLEGFKAEFSVTNCPNNCTNHGKCVDHSCVCEDNWIGLDCSQDACPDKCGQDEGRGKCANAKCVCSSEYSGQSCSLQKSHPPPNEWHWLSNSKNGLTPRATHTAVYYGPTDSLYVFGGYNLNHVLDSLQIYRFSKSHWENEWGLRISSEDFDTLDGRSPMGVWLSEESSGPNFFNNVIYSLADNRTGPFGRMYANSSRPTGRYGHAACAVEDGFVIFGGKLAGGRLSHDFWLYNISHNNGTWSERAKMSSFKPPSLTRHTLTFANGYIYVFGGALESGEFSSRLFRIKLSANPVEEQWEEVIPRGGKTLDLRIVAHTTSYHRHSKSLIVYGGVVAGVARFSKLSDRMFSFHLEHLHWAEIMYPRTPLRDAYIPRERAFHTTTINGNYLIVFGGYTHRHNKEEICYDNQMYLYHLGCHNWVNQDVLGTSRHERYPKQQGVFAHAAALRNGNTLFLVGGYHGNVNGDLLAYTLPPLLIVDNEEDFEPEAACPKHTSVTECLSDPECGWCSADNVCYGRTIGANCTTNLQTTRCRGICPALGDCHSCLIHGSAAKGSSKSVSNKLGFDRCTWCVQNARCHHNNDNYGVCGEDTPSQNPGWWGAKGTEVLSPDQCTQKDTRPGLTFLKYLDPVDWSMPDSVMVVNATMVDFNVPSTTTHAEQSFNGQVVARLLGFIRPPVVWEGAGERLRACASYSQAVLRMASTDLSNTNSRKKVIPVVTANITAGQNVCEMAQWRSLEPRFRVMVDFQAKRSTTVNIQSHHQQISKMGLQHSAIGQENPKTFTFEFLEPFSNGSCSSYGNCLHCLSDSLCGWCELTSQCISRLANESSACRRGSNWRYLTVQPAQCSNCSNYISCEQCIQTGLCEWWAEDARCSRKGRSLTAVKDLDHCPIPCYLRTNCSTCLNERGRCVWCEATNQCFSFSVYTSEYQFGLCREWLDQTMPTPTTAGSQHAGQPAQQCKSCSSHRNCTQCLRSLSCGWCYDVDNPIEGVCMQGDFNRSSYSCQATLNTTAGKERWSYAQCPDVDECELGLHDCHEQAECSNTHGSYSCRCRKGYLGDGVRNCIQTCYETCVHGYCSGGPDYKCQCDLGWTGIDCSQNCECNNHSTCVQGVGKCDKCMNWTEGQFCERCSPGSFGNATAELGCQPCDCNGHGNEALGICDSQTGECYCQDNTEGLKCEMCNRNFFGDPKGGGQCYYQCEPRGVLTNVGTEGIGSYQSHRSIRGGTEARECLWIISPYVKHGVELKNAIIQFEIEPQDMNVTCGQNAVYVYDGLPDLTGATQQKQLLAVFCSEDKSPWITEARSGHLTIHYKQGGHGQGFKAIYNVMSCSINTCKRPYVCHADKCVCPKGFAGPRCSLKICPSDCNADRKQGTCDSGYGRCVCTTGYGGPDCSRSIKPSNVVFVELFNSYLISDSFEHLRKTLPRFGHSLVADRRGSLWMFGGYSLSHGPLNDIRQFDTKNNTWMQVTVDSSPEDRMPQGRYFHAAEIIFSKQAIYVYGGLSRNQSSHLVLDDFWQFGLQTQRWSMVTQNGAKPPPLAGHSMTVVKEADKDVLLIIGGFSVDGGMQNRIWMFDLGSNSWSKILTTGAKPIGIFGHSAVCHPTKQILYIYGGIVFSSGKTKVSNKLYAFSYKTLKWTELPVFASKPTDYVPQTRYLHSAVTTENYMLVFGGRSHPGSAGDAMIAYVYKCNRWLRLGADIEVIGNPFGQTYAQAMTQDPDYDAFYAVGGWDGSSYSRVTKIIMPQDLCDLWSSSKYHCRQYMGCSYCAITTMEGSKTHCYSVGNSDVCDAQNGTLSFNNGAPCDDEWISKRNCSLFDTCSTCLASFPSHIETEPVCQWCPECGVRGKCLQYDSECMADDKCQFNHTSIIDLDSCPAFNCAASDCESCHTMPNCSWIFTGKHFQCQFRNESDSNKKPAACPPNCHTYVSCSACLSQPSSEGGYSDCRWSTQLNECISPSYQPLYCAGSICGLVLDPSNIEQCPEPCGAFTQCATCLRHAHCGWCSRNGTEGDGVCTEGSLDSPVDYPAASTCDVIYSVKNNITVIDRNDRFSWNYVKCPPENECANSHHSCNVKSERCVDRPHGYECQCADGYKSDAGVCIPVCRQGCVRGLCTEPDKCECDFGYVGANCSIQCQCNGHSNCAGPDQLDTCLHCHNNTLGPQCEKCMPFFVRDPRNNGECVPCSEYCYGHTDLCVAKELEPIVKNMTRAELNNHLTEGSQSEAVCLRCENFTDGDRCDTCIPGYFRGATIASDSCRPCQCHGHGDMCDPVTGEKCNCGNNTESDNTCSAKGKNLAYSCWSMQCTKCKDSYSGHPSNGHQCYKHITVDSRMCFDAKTIDECKIKPQPLKSGQTVFFVIQPRYMNVDIRFIVDVTQGELDFYMSPNDESFVVHANGSSGHHDIFLDNRYSWQHDLVDVTSVDTLNLYPLNVHGNGSDMSIDPSMPIGLGTSHSNCRMDTEKFFFVKDKIAKDLITYVTLYQCNSLLRVFSLKNRLVVTLPHTIHALGQTKFYIALRARAGSTASYGLVFFRQDQLHIHLFVFFSVFFSCFFLFLAICVLAWKAKQAADMRRARRRHVVEMLHMAKRPFGRINLTLDSPSETPASHRKRSRSKHLAQAQQLQQDIAPVALEPTADNVAAVGTVFVRLPGKQKSQVTLALASSLVVLTRNHTTYNRAFHRRRGSSHHHHQQAQQHLQGGGQAQQVPPMFVDLPHEQVPLQPMALHRPLERNN comes from the exons ATGGATGAACCGGTGGAGGAATCATCGCCGCCATCGTCTAACAAGCATCGCTGTAGGATAAGACCGTCACCGGTTTCGGCGTTATATAAACATAATTTCAACGCACCGAAAATGCTGTTCCTGCTGCTATTTTGTAGTTCACCATTGGTCACGATTGCACTCTCGTTGACAAAGAATTCACAGCACCAATCGTGTGACAAATCCCGACGAGTATTCACCGAACCGTATGGTGAGATTAGCGATGGCCCATCCGGCTATAATTACACCCAAGATTCCCACTGCGAATGGTTGATCCGGGCGCATAATGATAGCCAGTTCATTACGCTAACGTTTCGCAGCATGGGAACCGAGTGTTCATACGACTACATCTTCATATACGATGGCGATTCGTTTCGGTCTCCCCTTTTGGGTAGTTTCAGCGGGAAAACAGAACCACAGCGAGTATTGGCTGCATCTGGAAGT ATGCTCGTACTGCTCTACAGCGACACCAACTACGTACTGGAAGGATTCAAGGCGGAGTTTTCTGTAACAAATTGTCCTAACAATTGCACAAACCACGGGAAGTGCGTCGATCACTCGTGTGTGTGCGAAGACAATTGGATCGGGCTGGACTGCAGTCAGGATGCATGTCCCGATAAATGTGGACAAGACGAAGGCAGAGGGAAATGCGCAAATGCGAAATGTGTTTGTTCAAGT GAATATTCCGGCCAGTCCTGCAGCCTGCAAAAAAGCCATCCGCCCCCGAACGAGTGGCATTGGCTCTCCAACTCGAAAAATGGCCTCACACCTCGAGCCACTCATACGGCCGTATATTACGGCCCAACGGATTCACTCTACGTATTTGGCGGATACAATTTGAACCACGTGTTGGACAGCCTGCAAATCTACCGATTTTCGAAAAGTCACTGGGAAAACGAATGGGGACTGCGGATCAGCAGCGAAGATTTCGACACGTTGGACGGACGATCTCCGATGGGAGTGTGGCTTTCGGAGGAATCCAGTGGACCGAACTTTTTCAACAATGTTATTTATTCGTTGGCCGATAATAGGACGGGCCCTTTCGGACGGATGTACGCAAATAGCAGCAGACCAACTGGACGATATGGACATGCGGCGTGTGCCGTAGAAGATGGATTCGTGATTTTTGGGGGAAAGTTGGCCGGAGGGCGTTTATCGCACGACTTTTGGCTGTATAATATTAGCCATAACAACGGAACCTGGTCGGAGAGAGCGAAGATGTCGTCTTTTAAGCCGCCATCGTTGACGAGGCATACGTTAACGTTTGCCAATGGCTACATCTACGTGTTTGGAGGTGCTTTAGAAAGTGGCGAATTTTCGTCCCGTTTATTTCGAATAAAACTATCGGCAAATCCGGTTGAAGAGCAGTGGGAGGAAGTTATCCCGCGCGGTGGAAAGACATTGGACCTTCGCATTGTTGCACACACGACGTCCTATCATAGACACAGTAAATCGTTGATAGTATATGGTGGAGTGGTGGCAGGAGTGGCTCGATTTTCAAAGCTTTCGGATCGCATGTTTTCGTTTCATCTAGAGCATTTGCACTGGGCTGAAATAATGTATCCACGCACTCCTCTGCGGGATGCTTACATTCCTCGGGAACGTGCATTCCATACAACCACAATAAATGGAAACTATCTTATCGTATTCGGCGGCTATACGCATCGTCATAATAAGGAAGAGATCTGCTACGACAATCAAATgtacttgtaccatttgggctgcCACAATTGGGTGAATCAGGATGTACTAGGGACGAGTCGACATGAACGTTATCCGAAGCAGCAAGGTGTATTTGCCCATGCAGCAGCGCTAAGAAACGGGAACACTTTGTTTCTGGTGGGCGGATACCATGGAAATGTGAATGGAGACCTGCTGGCGTACACTCTGCCACCACTTTTGATTGTCGATAATGAAGAAGACTTTGAACCAGAAGCTGCATGTCCAAAGCACACTTCCGTAACGGAATGTCTTTCGGATCCGGAATGCGGATGGTGCTCAGCAGATAACGTTTGTTACGGTCGAACGATTGGCGCCAACTGTACTACCAACTTACAAACCACAAGATGTCGCGGAATATGTCCTGCCCTCGGCGATTGCCATTCCTGCTTGATTCACGGATCAGCCGCCAAAGGAAGCTCCAAGTCAGTTTCCAACAAGTTGGGGTTCGATCGCTGCACTTGGTGCGTTCAAAATGCCAGATGTCATCACAATAACGACAACTACGGTGTTTGCGGTGAAGATACACCTTCGCAGAATCCCGGCTGGTGGGGCGCCAAAGGCACGGAAGTCTTGTCTCCGGATCAATGTACTCAGAAGGACACTCGACCAGGGCTCACATTTCTAAAATATCTCGACCCCGTCGACTGGTCGATGCCCGATTCGGTAATGGTTGTAAACGCTACCATGGTAGATTTCAATGTCCCCTCCACTACCACACATGCGGAACAATCTTTCAATGGGCAGGTTGTGGCAAGATTGCTGGGTTTCATTCGCCCTCCTGTAGTTTGGGAAGGAGCTGGAGAACGCCTGCGTGCTTGCGCAAGCTATTCACAGGCTGTTCTACGCATGGCCTCAACTGATCTGAGCAACacgaattcccgcaaaaaagttaTTCCCGTTGTCACGGCGAACATAACAGCCGGTCAAAACGTTTGCGAAATGGCCCAATGGAGGAGTCTGGAACCTCGCTTCCGTGTCATGGTCGATTTTCAAGCCAAGCGGAGCACCACGGTTAACATTCAAAGCCATCACCAGCAAATCAGTAAAATGGGACTCCAACACAGCGCCATCGGGCAAGAAAACCCCAAAACCTTCACGTTTGAATTCCTAGAACCGTTTTCTAATGGGTCGTGTAGTTCCTATGGGAATTGCTTGCATTGTCTGTCCGACTCCCTGTGCGGATGGTGTGAGCTAACCTCGCAATGCATTTCCCGTCTCGCGAATGAAAGTTCCGCCTGTCGGAGAGGATCAAACTGGCGCTATCTTACCGTACAACCGGCCCAATGTTCAAACTGTTCCAACTACATCTCCTGCGAGCAGTGCATCCAGACGGGACTTTGCGAATGGTGGGCCGAAGATGCTAGATGTTCGCGAAAGGGAAGGTCCCTGACGGCGGTCAAAGATTTAGACCACTGCCCGATCCCTTGCTACCTGCGAACCAATTGTTCGACATGTTTGAACGAGCGGGGACGCTGCGTTTGGTGTGAAGCCACGAATCAATGCTTTAGTTTTTCCGTCTATACAAGCGAATATCAGTTTGGGTTATGTCGCGAATGGCTGGATCAAACAATGCCTACGCCTACCACCGCAGGAAGTCAGCACGCCGGTCAACCGGCTCAGCAATGCAAATCATGCAGCAGCCATCGGAATTGCACCCAATGCCTACGCTCGCTCAGCTGCGGGTGGTGTTATGACGTGGATAATCCCATCGAAGGAGTTTGCATGCAAGGAGATTTCAATCGATCGTCGTACAGCTGCCAGGCTACGTTGAACACAACTGCCGGAAAAGAGCGATGGTCTTACGCCCAATGTCCGGACGTGGATGAATGTGAACTAGGACTTCACGATTGTCATGAGCAGGCTGAGTGTTCCAATACACACGGTTCGTACAGTTGCCGTTGTCGGAAAGGTTACCTGGGAGATGGAGTTCGGAATTGTATTCAAACGTGCTATGAAACATGTGTGCACGGATACTGCTCCGGTGGTCCGGATTATAAATGTCAGTGTGATCTCGGATGGACCGGAATCGATTGCAGTCAAAATTGCGAATGCAACAATCATTCTACCTGCGTTCAAGGGGTTGGAAAATGCGATAAGTGTATGAACTGGACGGAAGGACAGTTTTGCGAACGTTGCAGTCCAGGAAGTTTCGGGAATGCTACTGCGGAGCTGGGATGCCAACCATGCGATTGTAACGGACACGGAAATGAGGCGCTGGGTATTTGCGATTCCCAAACAGGTGAATGTTACTGTCAGGACAATACCGAAGGACTTAAGTGTGAAATGTGCAACCGGAACTTTTTCGGTGATCCCAAAGGAGGTGGCCAATGCTATTATCAGTGCGAACCCCGAGGAGTGTTAACAAACGTTGGAACTGAAGGAATTGGTTCCTATCAATCCCATCGGTCTATACGGGGAGGTACGGAAGCACGCGAATGTTTATGGATTATCAGCCCGTACGTGAAACACGGAGTAGAATTGAAAAATGCTATTATCCAGTTTGAAATTGAACCGCAGGACATGAACGTTACTTGTGGGCAGAATGCAGTATATGTATATGACGGTTTACCGGATTTAACGGGCGCCACCCAGCAGAAACAGCTATTGGCGGTATTTTGCAGCGAAGATAAAAGCCCATGGATAACGGAAGCTCGATCAGGTCATCTAACGATCCACTACAAACAAGGAGGTCACGGGCAAGGCTTCAAAGCAATCTACAACGTGATGAGCTGTTCGATCAATACGTGTAAGCGTCCGTACGTTTGCCACGCGGATAAATGTGTATGCCCAAAGGGATTTGCCGGACCTCGTTGCTCACTAAAAATATGTCCATCGGACTGCAATGCCGACCGGAAACAAGGTACATGCGATTCAGGCTATGGACGTTGTGTCTGCACGACTGGCTATGGAGGCCCCGACTGCTCACGCTCCATTAAACCTTCAAATGTTGTGTTCGTAGAACTGTTCAACTCATACCTTATTTCCGATAGCTTCGAGCATTTGCGCAAAACCCTGCCTCGGTTTGGTCATTCTCTGGTCGCCGATCGTCGCGGGTCGCTATGGATGTTCGGCGGATATTCATTATCCCATGGTCCGCTGAACGACATCCGCCAATTTGACACCAAAAATAATACATGGATGCAGGTAACCGTCGATTCCAGTCCAGAAGATCGAATGCCCCAGGGAAGATACTTCCACGCCGCAGAAATAATCTTTTCAAAGCAGGCAATCTATGTTTACGGTGGGTTGTCCCGGAATCAGTCATCCCACCTGGTGCTGGATGATTTTTGGCAGTTCGGACTTCAAACGCAACGTTGGAGCATGGTAACTCAAAATGGAGCCAAACCTCCGCCACTGGCAGGTCACAGCATGACGGTTGTAAAGGAAGCGGATAAAGACGTTCTTCTAATAATCGGTGGATTTTCAGTAGATGGTGGCATGCAAAATCGCATCTGGATGTTTGACTTGGGTTCCAACAGCTGGTCTAAAATTCTCACCACCGGAGCCAAACCTATTGGAATATTTGGTCACAGCGCGGTTTGCCATCCAACCAAGCAGATTCTGTATATATACGGCGGTATTGTTTTTTCATCTGGTAAGACCAAAGTGTCCAACAAGCTCTACGCATTCAGTTACAAAACCCTAAAATGGACCGAACTTCCAGTTTTTGCTAGCAAACCAACCGATTACGTTCCTCAAACGCGTTACCTACATTCCGCTGTGACGACGGAGAACTATATGTTGGTGTTTGGCGGCCGGTCACACCCTGGAAGTGCAGGAGATGCGATGATAGCTTACGTCTACAAATGTAATCGGTGGCTGAGACTTGGTGCAGATATCGAGGTGATTGGAAACCCTTTCGGGCAAACCTACGCCCAAGCGATGACCCAAGATCCAGATTACGACGCATTTTACGCCGTGGGAGGCTGGGATGGCAGTAGCTACAGTCGTGTCACGAAGATCATCATGCCGCAAGACTTGTGTGATCTCTGGAGCAGTTCGAAGTACCACTGTCGGCAATACATGGGATGCAGTTATTGCGCGATTACAACCATGGAAGGATCCAAAACTCATTGTTACTCGGTGGGAAACTCGGATGTCTGTGATGCACAGAATGGAACATTGTCGTTCAACAACGGAGCACCTTGCGACGATGAGTGGATTTCGAAAAGGAACTGTTCCTTGTTTGATACCTGCTCGACTTGTTTGGCATCGTTTCCATCTCACATTGAAACCGAACCTGTCTGCCAGTGGTGTCCGGAATGTGGCGTCCGCGGTAAATGTCTTCAGTATGATAGCGAATGTATGGCAGACGACAAATGCCAGTTCAACCACACGTCCATCATAGATTTAGATAGCTGTCCTGCCTTCAACTGTGCCGCATCAGATTGCGAGAGTTGCCATACAATGCCAAACTGTTCGTGGATATTCACCGGAAAGCACTTTCAATGCCAGTTTCGGAACGAATCCGATAGTAACAAAAAACCTGCTGCATGCCCTCCGAACTGCCACACCTACGTATCCTGCAGTGCTTGCCTAAGTCAACCATCGTCGGAAGGAGGATACTCGGATTGTCGGTGGTCTACCCAGTTAAACGAATGTATTTCTCCCAGTTATCAACCTCTGTACTGTGCCGGTAGCATCTGTGGCCTGGTGTTAGACCCCTCAAACATCGAACAGTGTCCGGAACCGTGCGGTGCGTTTACCCAGTGTGCAACATGCCTAAGGCATGCCCATTGTGGATGGTGTTCTCGTAACGGAACTGAGGGCGATGGCGTTTGTACCGAAGGGTCCCTGGATAGTCCGGTAGATTACCCGGCAGCCTCGACCTGTGACGTTATCTACAGTGTCAAAAACAACATCACCGTCATCGATCGGAACGACCGATTCAGCTGGAATTATGTCAAGTGCCCTCCGGAGAACGAATGTGCCAATAGTCACCACAGCTGCAATGTAAAGTCCGAACGTTGCGTAGATCGACCGCATGGCTACGAATGCCAATGTGCTGACGGATACAAATCCGATGCTGGAGTTTGCATTCCAGTATGTCGTCAGGGATGCGTCCGAGGACTTTGCACCGAGCCGGACAAATGCGAATGCGATTTCGGATATGTTGGTGCCAACTGTAGTATTCAATGCCAATGTAATGGTCATTCCAATTGTGCTGGGCCGGATCAGCTGGACACTTGCTTGCATTGCCACAACAACACCCTAGGGCCACAGTGCGAAAAATGTATGCCATTCTTTGTTCGGGATCCCCGGAACAACGGCGAATGCGTTCCATGTAGCGAATATTGCTACGGTCACACTGACCTGTGTGTCGCGAAAGAGCTGGAACCGATCGTAAAAAATATGACCAGAGCCGAATTGAACAACCATCTAACGGAAGGATCCCAGTCGGAGGCAGTATGTTTGCGATGTGAAAATTTCACCGATGGAGATCGCTGTGACACTTGCATTCCGGGATACTTCCGGGGTGCAACCATTGCCAGCGATTCGTGTCGACCTTGTCAGTGCCATGGGCACGGAGATATGTGTGACCCGGTAACCGGCGAGAAGTGCAACTGTGGAAACAACACCGAAAGCGACAACACTTGCTCTGCGAAAGGGAAAAATTTGGCGTACAGTTGTTGGTCGATGCAGTGCACAAAATGCAAGGATTCCTACTCGGGTCATCCGTCCAATGGGCATCAGTGTTACAAACACATCACGGTGGATTCCAGAATGTGCTTCGATGCCAAAACCATCG atGAGTGCAAAATCAAACCACAGCCGCTTAAATCCGGCCAAACAGTATTCTTCGTCATTCAACCACGTTACATGAATGTCGATATTAGATTCATTGTGGACGTAACGCAAGGCGAATTAGACTTTTACATGAGCCCCAACGACGAATCCTTCGTTGTTCACGCGAATGGCAGTTCCGGCCATCATGACATCTTCTTAGACAACCGGTATTCTTGGCAGCATGACTTAGTTGATGTTACATCAGTGGATACTTTAAATCTGTATCCACTCAACGTTCATGGCAATGGATCCGACATGAGTATTGACCCATCCATGCCGATTGGATTGGGTACATCCCATTCCAACTGTCGAATGGATACGGAAAAATTCTTTTTTGTCAAGGATAAAATTGCCAAGGACCTAATAACGTACGTTACACTGTATCAGTGTAATTCCCTGCTGCGAGTGTTTAGTTTGAAGAATCGTTTAGTAGTGACACTGCCCCATACGATACATGCATTGGGTCAGACCAAATTTTACATAGCTCTAAGAGCTCGCGCCGGTTCAACGGCCAGTTACGGTTTGGTATTTTTCCGCCAGGACCAGCTCCACATACATTTGTTTGTATTTTTCTCAGTATTTTTTTCGTGCTTCTTCTTGTTCCTGGCGATTTGTGTCCTCGCGTGGAAGGCCAAACAAGCGGCCGACATGCGACGCGCTAGAAGACGTCATGTGGTCGAAATGTTGCACATGGCCAAACGGCCTTTCGGTAGGATAAACTTAACTTTAGATAGCCCCAGTGAAACTCCGGCCAGTCATAGAAAACGCAGCCGCAGTAAACACCTGGCTCAGGCTCAACAATTGCAGCAGGATATAGCTCCGGTTGCGTTGGAGCCAACCGCGGACAACGTTGCCGCCGTCGGTACCGTCTTTGTACGTCTTCCAGGTAAACAAAAGTCACAGGTTACCCTTGCCCTGGCGTCGTCGCTGGTGGTCCTCACCCGGAACCATACCACATACAATAGGGCATTTCACAGACGGAGAGGTTCGTCGCACCACCACCATCAGCAAGCTCAGCAACACCTACAGGGAGGCGGCCAGGCGCAACAGGTGCCACCGATGTTTGTCGATCTGCCACACGAACAAGTTCCACTGCAACCGATGGCGTTGCACAGGCCACTAGAACGCAATAATTGA
- the LOC109427949 gene encoding caspase produces MKKMFGRKEVNSPPQISPTVAPAYTIERYSAYYPMNHKHRGQAIIFAHSVFAVPNVKLPNRDGSDVDCDMLVESLERLHFEVTLYKDYRLSDILRVTEKVSSMDHSNSDCLLVAVLSHGDEGEVIYAHDTPYQISSIWTQFTGDRCRTLVGKPKIFIIQACRGNELDSGVKVEKDGVARYSIPTNADFLFAFATISGFMSFRNTKNGSWFIRELCNELNENGQRLDMLTLLTFVVQKVAYGYESYAPVHPDHHMKKQTPCVVSMLTRLLLFNNV; encoded by the exons ATGAAAAAGATGTTCGGTCGAAAAGAAGTCAATTCTCCGCCGCAGATAAGCCCCACCGTGGCGCCAGCGTATACTATTGAACGCTATTCCGCTTATTATCCAATGAATCATAAGCACCGCGGCCAAGCAATCATATTTGCACACTCGGTTTTCGCTGTGCCAAACGTGAAGTTACCAAACAGAGATGGTAGTGATGTGGATTGTGACATGCTGGTGGAATCGCTTGAGCGCTTGCATTTTGAAGTGACATTGTACAAAGATTACCGGCTAAGTGATATCCTTAGAGTGACGGAGAAAG TTTCCTCAATGGACCATTCCAACAGTGACTGCCTGCTGGTGGCTGTCTTATCGCATGGCGACGAAGGTGAAGTAATCTACGCACATGACACCCCCTATCAGATATCGAGCATTTGGACACAGTTCACCGGGGACCGATGTCGGACGCTTGtaggaaaaccaaaaatatttatcaTTCAAGCATGTCGAGGAAACGAGTTGGATTCCGGCGTTAAAGTCGAAAAGGATGGCGTAGCCAGATACAGTATTCCAACGAATGCCGATTTTCTGTTCGCGTTCGCTACAATTTCGGGCTTCATGTCCTTCCGAAACACCAAAAATGGTTCCTGGTTTATTCGAGAGCTGTGCAACGAGCTGAACGAAAATGGACAGCGACTTGATATGCTTACGTTGTTGACTTTTGTGGTTCAAAAAGTAGCCTACGGTTATGAATCATATGCTCCAGTCCATCCAGATCACCACATGAAGAAGCAAACTCCCTGTGTGGTGTCCATGTTAACCAGACTATTGCTGTTCAATAATGTGTAA